The DNA sequence AAACTACGGCATAAGCTGCGTTCAGCCTGATCCGCAGGATAGACCAGACCGGGAGCCAGCTCATTCAGATATTCGACGATCGAGAGGGAATCATAAACCACGACTTCATTATGCTGCAAAAAAGGCACCAGCCCGGTAGGCGAGAGGGCTTTCAGGCGTAACTGTTCCTCTTTGCTGGTGAGATCGATAAGCTCAATCTCAGACACTATTTCTGCGATTTCACAACACATCAGCGCACGAATTGACCAGCTGGAATCAGTACCAATATACAGTTTCATTATCATCCTCAGGTGAGTTGCCAGGCCATAAGTCTGCCCCTGCCGGGTGATGGTGTGGGGTACCCGTCATGGTCTGGTGCAGACGTCATTATAAAACATCTGCCGCGCAGTCGTTTCATCACACCACGCGGCGGCCAGATGTGATATGACTACTATCACATAAACCGCATTTACATTCACTTTACGGCAAATCGGGCCGTCGCTTAGCAGCTAAATGGCCGGGTCACCCCGGGTAATCGTTCAACGGAATGAAGGATCACGCTGGATATTATCGCATCCATGCCTCGATGATCTGCTGATAGAGTATTTCCCCTTCGGCGAGTTTATTCAGCTCGCAGTACTCATCGGTCTGGTGGGCCTGACTCGGCTCGCCAGGACCAAGAATGATACAGGGTGGTGAGTGCAGAGCCGGTAGCAGCAGGGAGGCATCAGTGAAATAGGGCACAATGCGCGGTGTCAGGGGGGCAGGATGTAACGGTTGACATAACTGATAGACCTCGTGGATCCACGGGCTGCTTTCGTCTGTCAATACGGCGGGCAAGTCCACCAGTGTTTCCAGACTGACGGTCTCACCCAGATGCTGATGTAACTGCTGACAGACGGTTCCATGTTGCAGGTTTGGCGCGGTGCGGATATCTATATCAAAGGTTGTGCTATCCGGCACCGAGTTGATATTTAACCCGCCCCGGATACGCCCTACGTTGAGGGTAGGCTGACGCATTAACGGGTGTGCGGCACCCGGTGAAAAATCACGGATTTTTTGCAGGGCATCTGCAGCGAGATAGATGGCATTAATCCCCAGTTCGGGCATCGCACCGTGTGCGGTTTTCCCCTGTGTACGACAACGCAGCCATAACGCCCCTTTATGCCCAATCACCGGGTAGTTAGCTGTCGGTTCACCGACGATCAGCGCGCCGATTGCCGGTAGTTCACCTTGTTCCAGTAGCGCTCTGGCACCGTCGCAACCCGTCTCTTCACCGCCGGTCAGCAACAGCACGATACCATCGCCTGCGGTGATTGCCGCGCGGCAATCACCGCAGGCAGACAGGAAGGCGGCGATGGCGGCTTTCATGTCGCTGGAACCCCGACCGTAAAGACGACCCTGATGCACTTCACCAAACAGCGCTCTTGTCCAGGGGGTATCGCCTGCGGGTACGGTATCAAGATGACCGGTAAAGGCCAGCGGCAATCCTCCGCGTTGGCCGGGAAGCAGGGCTACCAGGTTACTGCGCCCTTCACCAAAGTGTGAAAGGGTGACCTGAAAACCCTGCTCCTCAAGCCATGTGGCCAGAAACGCCATACACTCAGTTTCATGTCCGGGAGGATTAATCGTGTTAAAGCCCAGCAATTGCCGGGCCAGCTGTAATGTGGAGCTACTCATCAGTTTTCCCCGTTAACCAGTCGAGGGCATTGACCCACAGTCGACGGTAGCCTTCCCAGGCGCTGAGAGCTTCTGGCAGCCAGTGAGCCGACATATCACAGGTCCATACCAGGCTTCGCCCTTGCTGATAGCGGCGCACGGCCAGCAGGGGGTGGTCAGTACCCGCGATGGTGGCCAGCAACTGTCCCTCTGGGTGCATTTCTACTTCGTTATAGCCAAGCAACCACGGCCATTCGCCCTCCAGCCCTGCCAGCACCGGATGTGTGGCGACCAGACTGGCATAACAGCCTTCCGGTGTTTCAATACGATCATCCCAGGGCAGACAGCGCACTGGCAGCACTTTTTCTACTGCAGTATTGCGAAAACGTGCAGAGCCGTTGATGCCCTGAAAACTTAAGTAGCCACCGACCATCATCAGATTTCCGCCAGCCGCGACATAATCGTGCAGCAGTGTCAGGCGGTTGGCAGTGCGCTCACTTTTCAGCCACGTGTCGGGGTGCAACAACAAGGTATTGGCACCGATATCGGAAAGAATGATCACATCCCATTCCTGCAGCCCTGCGAGGGTCTGCGGGAAGTGGATTTGTGCTTCATGAGAGGGCATATGCGTCACTGCATAGTCGCTGTCACTCAGTGCACGCATAAAGGCTTCTGCACCATTGTGAAAGGTAGTGGTAGAAAACTGATCAAACCCTTTCACATGAAAGGAGCTGCTGGCCCAGGATTCACCGACCAGTAAAACGGATTTTTTCATCATATTCTCCATTAGCCGCCAAATACCCGTTGAGGGTTGGTAATCATCAGGGTTTCCAGTTGTTCACCACTGATACCGTGGCGGCGCATACGTGGTACAAAATGGTTAAGGATATAGCCGTAGCCGTGCCCGCCATAACGGGTGAGCATGGTTTTTAAAAACACATCCTGTGACAACAGGACCTGGTGAATAAAACCATCATCAATCAGTTCACAAATCGCCGTGGCATTCTCTTCATCAGAAGGCGACTGGGCAGACTCATCGGCGAAGTAGTAGCTCATGCCAATCATGTCGTACTCAAGAAAAGCACCGCGACTGGCGAGTTCACGCTGATAGGTTTTGTCAGCAAAGCTGGGGTTCATATGACACAACACGGTATGACGCAGGTCAGCCCCCTCCTGTTCGAGAATATCTAATACTTTATGGCCGAGTCTTTCCCAGCCTGGCAGATGCACCTCAATTGGCACTCCGGTGGCGGCACTGGCGCGCCCTGCGGCACGCAGTGACTTCTCCTCCAAGGGTGTGAAGCGACTGGAGACACCAATTTCACCGATCAGGCCGGCAATCACTGGTGGTTTTTCTGTATGACCGCCGACATCGTAGATCAGCCGATCGGCCAGGGTTGCAACATCGAGGCTTTTTGACCACTCGGGGTGGGAGGGCTCAAGGTAGAGTCCGGTACCCATGACAATATTCAGGCCGGTAAGACGGGAAATACGTTGCAGGGCTTTCGGGTCACGGCCAATACCCAGATTGGTTGGGTCAACGACCGTTTCCCCTCCCAGCGCACGGTATTTCAGTAACTCCTCAATGGCGGTGTCGACATCAAACAACTGGCAGTTATCGCGGCTCATCAGCGGATTCA is a window from the Erwinia sp. genome containing:
- a CDS encoding hypothetical protein (ID:JIFNMEKO_00231;~source:Prodigal:2.6); translation: MKKSVLLVGESWASSSFHVKGFDQFSTTTFHNGAEAFMRALSDSDYAVTHMPSHEAQIHFPQTLAGLQEWDVIILSDIGANTLLLHPDTWLKSERTANRLTLLHDYVAAGGNLMMVGGYLSFQGINGSARFRNTAVEKVLPVRCLPWDDRIETPEGCYASLVATHPVLAGLEGEWPWLLGYNEVEMHPEGQLLATIAGTDHPLLAVRRYQQGRSLVWTCDMSAHWLPEALSAWEGYRRLWVNALDWLTGKTDE
- the argE_1 gene encoding Acetylornithine deacetylase (ID:JIFNMEKO_00230;~source:Prodigal:2.6), whose amino-acid sequence is MSSSTLQLARQLLGFNTINPPGHETECMAFLATWLEEQGFQVTLSHFGEGRSNLVALLPGQRGGLPLAFTGHLDTVPAGDTPWTRALFGEVHQGRLYGRGSSDMKAAIAAFLSACGDCRAAITAGDGIVLLLTGGEETGCDGARALLEQGELPAIGALIVGEPTANYPVIGHKGALWLRCRTQGKTAHGAMPELGINAIYLAADALQKIRDFSPGAAHPLMRQPTLNVGRIRGGLNINSVPDSTTFDIDIRTAPNLQHGTVCQQLHQHLGETVSLETLVDLPAVLTDESSPWIHEVYQLCQPLHPAPLTPRIVPYFTDASLLLPALHSPPCIILGPGEPSQAHQTDEYCELNKLAEGEILYQQIIEAWMR
- the php gene encoding Phosphotriesterase homology protein (ID:JIFNMEKO_00232;~source:Prodigal:2.6), whose protein sequence is MNNNGSLFRHADPLPVGAASGTVMTVLAPLPVSQMGVTLMHEHILLDAAGKWVPPCCCSDRHLAEKPVSIENLGELAMNPLMSRDNCQLFDVDTAIEELLKYRALGGETVVDPTNLGIGRDPKALQRISRLTGLNIVMGTGLYLEPSHPEWSKSLDVATLADRLIYDVGGHTEKPPVIAGLIGEIGVSSRFTPLEEKSLRAAGRASAATGVPIEVHLPGWERLGHKVLDILEQEGADLRHTVLCHMNPSFADKTYQRELASRGAFLEYDMIGMSYYFADESAQSPSDEENATAICELIDDGFIHQVLLSQDVFLKTMLTRYGGHGYGYILNHFVPRMRRHGISGEQLETLMITNPQRVFGG